Proteins from a single region of Leptolyngbya sp. CCY15150:
- a CDS encoding strawberry notch C-terminal domain-containing protein — MVEDTQQQLVNHFASHFRGGEGFTTITAARHQAALVLGKPVKPGTALAKQVDEAVEGAVVRAAQEILQASATTHDTYDRLIDLHDRQPALNVRSSTSVLQQAYSTPIPIAFLASTLAGMTPETTVYEPSAGHGALLVGTDPNLVTVNELNPDRAADLRAQGYTVTEHDAAEYQPECLHDVVIANPPFGVVRDVQGQRRRFRLPSNLRGTTQIDQAISFQALGAMKDHGRAVLILGGKLGVDEELRSERYNTLESRGFFYALYQQYVVTQHISIWGDLYRKQGAGFPIDLIVIAGRGRSERPLPAADVPVIYRSFTELKELIPHEPTHHARFTLDVPVHEQPVPQFSQPLDAGESGAAVHRQGAVGFGAAERSDLSGADANSAGRNDSGLGVRHVSAGDSAIPGQHPQRLGFGPGDSVTGAGRRSGLRPGTVATAVGGDLDSEQLAVSGTAESLRGKFSSHARDDQRSRLSGLAEPPRRDRSGSVAERTDSVASVALQADSIMNTSLSTDSPETPSADTYDVQPRQVVYVPKSKGISTQTLIPFNMASAAQQALERFEQHHGDIDEYLAIRLGYASMAELHGYFSAEQVDASALAISNIERGAGFITGDQTGIGKGRICASIMRYAQQQGKIALFITKDKPLYADMMRDVDDIGMRRFTPFITDSSTEIPLANGASLKTAGAAKQKAEMQAMIQQGNLGRYSAVFTTYSQLQTVGKKEPLRRNFLRKMAPNAILILDEAHQAGGSQGGWKEAGPPDRADFVRELIDLSSGVFYSSATYAKRADVMDLYARRTDLRLGVSSMTTLENILTRGGVPLQQIVASKFVASGQMLRRERSYEGISFQAKTVPVDREVADEFSAAMRAIKDFDRAKQKAVKAISKEMKAEAKALGEDGAIGDVGAKSTNFTSLMHNCIEQGLLAQKADATVQEAIAALNRGEKPVITVANTMGSFIQAYAESQDLSPGDGLSLSFGDLLERYLERSRDVIIKDYRGKATRFRLTDGQLGADAVLAYEEALDCIRESDFSGIPISPIDYIEQQLERSGYRVTEVTGRKSGIEYGADGSMAYKVRLGEETTAKGKIDAVAKFNAGDADVILLNCSGSTGISLHASEKFADQRPRHMIVAQAERDINVFMQMLGRVHRTGQVALPNYTLLMGDLPAEKRPGAILCRKMASLNANTTAARETDISLNTVVDFMNSYGEQVVTELLTDDPELNAKLDFPAAQAENDASDIALIKKVTGRIPLLPIAEQEAVYSLIESEYRDLVDQARAMGENILEADQLDLDARPLARMEVMADDSETASEFTGPVYLELVEAKSESKPLTQLQAINVVRESVGVAEVRSLEDHDPDAVAAQARQQVATTITELEVQTNRYRQAAVAQKQDSKAIEKLNDRIEQQLMHISGVLETFVPGTPLRLVTPASKTILYGVVAGADVKKRSGSPAAPNRWKLRILVADSARQITVPFSKFNTGRSGAIAATVQTEDWFGNSVYSLFDQQQEAGRVNRQIFTGNLIKAFEKYSNGKLVNYTDYRGEVCQGLIMPKGFDIESELTKEPVALKEPQQVFRFLTELTNRRGTVKTLDELFLLKPQQAGDGFILQAPKSKEAGGRYYLDEDLIAAAGSDFYSVADRMEVVIPPERLERVLGVVMHQRNYTLAAFEFKEVARQLMGVSLPTLEKVEAAKPPVVAQPVISTVGNQVQGEPSQATPKPVPVAAESSPVMPNPPPMGQLEKRILRFLRNAGIEQEVMTSQEFHLRIENEPFIPLVVERQRDELYLTHYLTQNGDMFIDSEMVFQVRGQGHIEFKETAVQSLQGGESRLPDRAFARIFSKNIVQQGFAEAAKAQLQAQAAPAVEQETGDERSRMPSDMRQYLEVKDQYPEAIALVKSPDQRFYEAFFEGARPLIEHLEMIGTSMESGVKELGRVPVAGFPVESLHKYLDRLTQQGEVVIADGEGAISVHPHQRSEPTLEVPGQAPVEPIPQPQTPASASEEPEFQVQNLLDLDQFNGENQNGHREHQTTDPDWIDSAGEAQPTAPSSEVNVDPPTQPLPASTVSAIAQQEQAVADDPALETIVKPLPRSAVETLRDWYRAARDLGHDPLHLEQIKQLGLSAKQANGNGFNLASNLQQAMAQDLAQYQALQQRGEYVAQASQKILSVIGQTQFRGKVYDLKQTADRLTVRRVTPQPQTILEMAQGEIQRTAVTAEDCQRFQRFVQRLESDRIPTPTSGGLER; from the coding sequence ATGGTCGAGGACACCCAACAGCAGCTCGTGAACCACTTCGCCTCCCACTTTCGGGGAGGTGAAGGGTTTACGACAATCACCGCCGCTCGACACCAGGCGGCGCTGGTGTTGGGCAAGCCGGTCAAGCCTGGCACGGCACTGGCGAAGCAGGTAGATGAAGCGGTGGAGGGGGCAGTGGTGCGAGCAGCCCAGGAGATTCTTCAAGCCTCGGCTACAACTCACGACACCTATGATCGGCTGATTGATCTACATGATCGCCAACCAGCCCTGAATGTGCGCTCCTCGACCAGCGTTCTGCAGCAGGCCTACAGCACGCCCATCCCTATCGCGTTTCTAGCCTCTACCCTGGCGGGCATGACCCCAGAGACCACCGTTTATGAACCCTCGGCTGGTCACGGCGCATTGCTGGTGGGCACTGACCCTAACCTGGTGACGGTCAATGAACTCAATCCAGACCGGGCCGCTGACCTGCGGGCTCAAGGCTACACCGTCACGGAGCATGACGCGGCAGAGTACCAGCCAGAATGCCTGCACGATGTGGTGATCGCTAACCCTCCCTTTGGTGTGGTGCGAGACGTGCAGGGTCAGCGACGACGGTTCAGGTTGCCGAGCAATCTGCGGGGAACGACTCAGATTGATCAGGCAATCTCGTTCCAAGCTCTAGGGGCGATGAAAGACCATGGTCGCGCCGTTCTGATCCTGGGCGGCAAGCTGGGCGTAGACGAAGAACTGCGGTCTGAGCGCTACAACACCCTGGAAAGTCGAGGTTTCTTTTATGCCCTGTACCAACAGTACGTCGTTACCCAACACATTTCTATCTGGGGTGATCTGTACCGCAAGCAGGGCGCAGGCTTTCCCATTGACTTGATTGTGATTGCAGGCCGAGGACGGTCAGAACGCCCGTTACCCGCTGCCGATGTTCCGGTTATCTACAGGTCGTTTACTGAACTGAAGGAGTTAATTCCCCATGAACCTACCCACCACGCCCGTTTCACCCTGGACGTACCCGTTCATGAACAGCCAGTACCCCAGTTTTCCCAACCTCTGGACGCTGGAGAGTCTGGGGCTGCTGTTCATCGTCAAGGTGCCGTCGGATTTGGAGCAGCTGAGCGAAGCGACCTATCTGGAGCTGATGCAAACTCGGCTGGACGAAATGATTCAGGACTGGGTGTCCGTCACGTCTCAGCCGGAGACTCAGCAATTCCTGGCCAGCACCCTCAGCGACTTGGATTCGGCCCAGGAGATTCCGTTACTGGAGCTGGACGACGATCCGGACTTCGCCCTGGAACAGTGGCGACAGCAGTGGGCGGAGACCTTGATTCTGAGCAACTGGCGGTTTCAGGAACGGCTGAGTCACTACGGGGCAAGTTTTCCAGCCATGCCCGTGACGACCAGCGATCCAGACTATCTGGACTGGCTGAGCCTCCACGACGAGACCGCTCTGGAAGCGTGGCTGAGCGAACTGACTCTGTAGCATCTGTAGCACTTCAGGCAGATTCCATCATGAATACTTCCCTTTCAACCGATAGCCCTGAGACTCCGTCGGCAGACACCTATGATGTCCAGCCCCGGCAGGTGGTCTATGTGCCGAAGAGCAAAGGCATTTCGACCCAAACGTTGATTCCATTCAACATGGCCAGTGCAGCTCAGCAGGCGCTAGAGCGATTCGAGCAGCACCACGGCGATATTGACGAGTACCTGGCCATCCGCCTGGGCTATGCTTCCATGGCTGAACTGCACGGCTACTTCAGCGCAGAGCAGGTGGATGCATCGGCTCTGGCAATTAGCAATATCGAGCGGGGAGCGGGTTTCATTACGGGTGACCAGACTGGTATTGGCAAGGGCCGGATTTGTGCCAGCATCATGCGTTACGCCCAGCAGCAGGGCAAGATCGCCCTGTTCATCACCAAAGACAAACCGCTCTACGCCGACATGATGCGCGATGTAGACGATATCGGAATGCGACGGTTTACACCGTTTATTACCGATAGCAGCACCGAGATTCCCTTGGCCAATGGGGCGTCGTTGAAGACAGCAGGAGCCGCTAAGCAGAAGGCGGAAATGCAGGCGATGATTCAGCAGGGCAACCTAGGCCGCTACAGTGCCGTATTCACTACCTATAGCCAGCTCCAAACGGTGGGGAAGAAGGAACCATTACGCCGAAACTTTCTCCGTAAAATGGCTCCTAATGCCATCTTAATTTTGGATGAGGCCCACCAGGCAGGGGGCAGTCAGGGCGGGTGGAAAGAAGCGGGGCCACCGGATCGGGCTGACTTTGTGCGGGAGTTGATCGACCTGTCGTCAGGAGTGTTTTACTCGTCGGCGACCTATGCCAAGCGGGCTGATGTGATGGATCTCTATGCTCGTCGCACTGACCTGCGGCTGGGGGTTAGCAGTATGACGACATTGGAGAACATCTTGACTCGTGGTGGGGTGCCGCTTCAGCAGATTGTGGCTAGCAAGTTTGTGGCCTCGGGGCAGATGCTCAGGCGGGAGCGGTCTTACGAGGGCATTTCGTTTCAGGCTAAAACTGTCCCTGTTGACCGAGAGGTGGCCGATGAGTTTTCAGCGGCGATGCGGGCCATCAAGGATTTTGATCGGGCTAAGCAGAAGGCGGTGAAGGCGATCAGTAAGGAGATGAAAGCTGAGGCGAAAGCGTTGGGGGAGGATGGGGCGATCGGGGATGTGGGGGCAAAAAGTACCAATTTCACATCGCTGATGCACAACTGCATTGAGCAGGGACTCTTGGCCCAAAAGGCCGATGCCACGGTGCAGGAGGCTATTGCGGCCCTAAATCGGGGTGAAAAGCCGGTGATTACCGTTGCTAACACCATGGGCAGCTTCATCCAAGCCTATGCGGAGTCCCAAGATTTATCGCCCGGTGATGGGCTAAGTCTATCGTTTGGGGATTTATTGGAGCGGTATCTAGAGCGCTCCAGGGATGTGATCATCAAAGACTACCGGGGCAAGGCTACCCGATTTCGCCTCACCGATGGGCAGCTTGGAGCTGATGCTGTTTTGGCTTATGAAGAAGCCCTGGACTGTATCCGCGAGAGTGACTTCAGCGGCATTCCTATCAGTCCTATCGACTACATTGAGCAGCAGTTGGAGCGATCCGGGTATCGGGTCACGGAAGTTACCGGGCGGAAATCGGGGATTGAGTATGGGGCCGATGGCTCTATGGCTTACAAGGTGCGGCTGGGGGAGGAGACCACCGCCAAAGGCAAGATCGATGCGGTGGCCAAGTTCAATGCCGGCGATGCGGATGTCATTTTGCTGAACTGTTCAGGCTCGACCGGGATTTCGCTCCATGCCTCAGAGAAATTTGCTGACCAGCGGCCTCGGCACATGATTGTGGCCCAGGCGGAGCGGGACATCAACGTGTTTATGCAAATGCTGGGGCGGGTGCATCGCACGGGGCAGGTGGCGCTACCCAACTACACGCTGCTGATGGGGGATCTCCCAGCGGAAAAGCGACCGGGGGCGATCCTCTGTCGCAAGATGGCCAGCCTAAATGCCAACACCACAGCAGCACGGGAGACCGACATTTCCCTCAACACCGTGGTGGATTTTATGAATTCCTACGGTGAGCAGGTGGTGACGGAATTGTTGACGGATGATCCAGAACTGAACGCCAAACTGGATTTTCCTGCTGCTCAAGCCGAGAATGATGCCTCGGATATTGCGCTGATTAAAAAGGTGACGGGACGGATTCCGCTGCTGCCCATCGCTGAACAAGAAGCCGTCTACAGCTTGATTGAGTCGGAGTACCGCGACCTCGTGGATCAGGCGCGGGCGATGGGGGAGAATATTCTGGAGGCGGATCAGCTGGATCTGGATGCTCGTCCCTTGGCGCGGATGGAGGTGATGGCCGATGACAGTGAGACGGCCAGCGAGTTCACGGGGCCGGTGTATTTGGAGTTGGTGGAGGCCAAGAGTGAGAGCAAGCCGCTGACCCAGCTTCAGGCGATCAATGTGGTGCGGGAATCGGTGGGGGTGGCGGAGGTGAGGTCGTTGGAGGATCACGACCCGGACGCTGTAGCCGCGCAGGCGAGACAGCAGGTAGCGACGACAATTACAGAGTTGGAAGTGCAGACCAACCGCTACCGGCAGGCGGCAGTAGCCCAAAAGCAAGACAGTAAAGCGATTGAGAAACTCAATGACCGCATCGAGCAGCAGCTCATGCATATCTCTGGTGTTCTGGAAACTTTTGTGCCGGGGACACCGCTGCGGCTGGTGACGCCTGCCAGTAAGACCATTCTCTATGGAGTGGTGGCGGGGGCAGATGTCAAAAAGCGATCCGGGAGCCCGGCGGCACCGAATCGCTGGAAGCTGAGGATTTTGGTGGCAGACTCAGCTCGGCAAATTACGGTGCCCTTCTCCAAGTTCAACACCGGGCGATCGGGGGCGATCGCTGCCACAGTTCAGACCGAGGACTGGTTTGGCAATAGCGTCTATTCCCTGTTTGATCAACAACAGGAAGCAGGACGGGTCAACCGGCAAATCTTTACCGGCAACCTGATCAAGGCCTTCGAGAAATACTCTAACGGTAAGTTGGTGAACTATACCGACTACCGGGGTGAGGTCTGCCAAGGGCTGATTATGCCCAAGGGCTTTGATATTGAGTCGGAGCTGACTAAGGAGCCGGTGGCCTTGAAGGAGCCACAGCAGGTGTTTCGATTCCTCACGGAATTGACTAACCGGAGGGGAACGGTGAAGACGCTGGATGAGTTGTTCTTGTTGAAGCCGCAGCAGGCGGGGGACGGGTTTATTCTGCAAGCGCCAAAATCAAAGGAAGCTGGGGGGCGGTACTACCTGGATGAAGACTTGATTGCGGCGGCGGGGTCGGATTTTTATTCCGTAGCGGATCGCATGGAAGTTGTTATCCCACCCGAGCGACTGGAGCGGGTGCTGGGGGTGGTGATGCATCAGCGGAACTACACCCTGGCGGCGTTTGAGTTTAAGGAGGTGGCGCGACAGTTGATGGGGGTGTCGTTGCCGACGCTGGAAAAGGTGGAAGCGGCAAAACCTCCGGTTGTTGCTCAGCCAGTTATTTCAACCGTAGGGAATCAAGTTCAGGGAGAGCCATCTCAAGCAACGCCTAAACCTGTGCCTGTAGCTGCCGAATCGTCCCCAGTTATGCCCAATCCGCCCCCAATGGGGCAGCTGGAAAAGCGGATTCTGCGATTTTTGAGGAATGCGGGGATTGAGCAGGAGGTCATGACTTCCCAGGAGTTTCACCTGCGGATCGAGAATGAGCCCTTTATTCCGCTGGTGGTGGAACGACAGAGGGATGAGCTGTACCTGACCCATTACCTTACCCAGAATGGAGATATGTTCATCGACTCGGAGATGGTATTTCAGGTGCGGGGCCAGGGGCACATTGAGTTTAAGGAGACGGCGGTACAGAGTTTGCAAGGTGGAGAGTCAAGATTGCCCGACCGCGCCTTTGCCCGGATTTTCTCGAAAAATATTGTGCAGCAGGGTTTTGCAGAAGCTGCTAAGGCTCAGCTACAGGCCCAGGCAGCACCCGCCGTGGAACAGGAAACGGGGGATGAGCGATCGCGGATGCCGAGTGATATGCGGCAGTATCTGGAAGTGAAAGACCAGTATCCCGAGGCGATCGCACTGGTCAAGTCGCCAGATCAGCGGTTCTATGAGGCGTTTTTTGAGGGGGCTCGGCCCTTGATCGAGCATCTGGAGATGATTGGTACCAGCATGGAGTCTGGGGTGAAGGAACTCGGGCGGGTGCCGGTGGCGGGGTTTCCGGTGGAGAGTTTGCACAAGTATTTGGACAGGCTGACCCAGCAGGGGGAGGTGGTGATTGCAGATGGGGAAGGGGCGATCTCGGTACATCCCCATCAACGCTCGGAACCAACTTTAGAAGTACCTGGACAAGCTCCTGTTGAGCCGATTCCTCAACCCCAGACCCCAGCATCAGCGTCTGAGGAGCCTGAATTTCAGGTACAAAACCTGTTGGACCTCGACCAGTTCAATGGGGAAAACCAAAATGGACATAGGGAACACCAGACCACCGATCCAGACTGGATTGACTCGGCGGGAGAAGCTCAACCAACTGCGCCATCCTCAGAGGTGAATGTAGATCCGCCAACACAACCCTTACCTGCCTCAACTGTTTCAGCGATCGCCCAGCAGGAGCAAGCAGTAGCAGATGATCCAGCGCTGGAGACTATAGTCAAACCGTTGCCGCGTTCAGCCGTCGAGACCCTACGCGACTGGTACCGAGCTGCCCGCGATTTAGGCCACGACCCGCTGCACCTAGAACAGATCAAGCAGTTGGGCCTCTCAGCCAAACAAGCCAATGGCAACGGCTTTAACCTCGCGTCAAACCTACAGCAGGCAATGGCTCAAGATCTAGCCCAATATCAGGCGTTGCAGCAGCGGGGCGAATATGTGGCCCAAGCTTCCCAAAAAATCTTGTCGGTGATCGGGCAGACCCAGTTTCGCGGCAAGGTGTACGACCTGAAGCAGACCGCTGACCGACTCACCGTCCGCCGAGTGACGCCTCAACCCCAGACCATTTTGGAGATGGCCCAGGGGGAGATTCAGCGCACGGCGGTAACGGCTGAAGACTGCCAGCGGTTTCAGCGATTTGTGCAGCGCCTAGAATCAGACCGTATTCCCACCCCGACATCAGGAGGACTTGAACGATGA
- a CDS encoding bifunctional DNA primase/polymerase codes for MNPALRATFDWLREQGLPPLPVAPAQDPMCYPARNRDGSLKRDKDGTLVPAFTGKNPSFLDQCGMPHLIRHTYYQNQLPTQAELQTWFANPDNGIGTLGGWHNIVWVDVDVKQFESQQDCDQRISDWLSQYPLLQQTFTERTHSSGWRLAVRVHEKTFTNFSLDGVGGQHMGEALGQGRFTVLAPTVGPSGNAYVNVQGVPPVWVERLDAIGLYPVSGRREQSQSRQFRPRIQSQPAQPGVLRLEDLATAKAQAVLHGDSPLESRSHSLTYALREFYGWENWAAQNRVPISGNTKELTRAAGAALGIDAERVERIMESIVDPGSCTPAAVFAGGEISAWKRVWKLDRGVYQELCPSSIRQSIQATARENHRVLTRSKLQKRQNAVIQASGIHNPAISTAQIQTFVRQSREILAHAYQLTYGKVAGDGSVVEPKIWVQGHIYRIVAEEHELTVQARGRGVILQAQGDTVTSECLTRDDLSRFCAEVSRIQNRYRLDRATKVTSPPCVEDLSP; via the coding sequence ATGAACCCAGCCCTTCGCGCCACATTTGACTGGCTCCGGGAGCAGGGGCTGCCGCCGCTACCCGTGGCCCCAGCCCAAGACCCAATGTGCTACCCGGCCCGAAACCGGGATGGCAGCCTAAAACGCGACAAGGACGGGACTCTGGTGCCCGCCTTCACCGGCAAGAACCCCAGTTTTCTTGATCAGTGTGGGATGCCCCATCTGATCCGGCATACCTATTACCAGAATCAGTTGCCGACTCAGGCTGAGCTTCAGACCTGGTTTGCCAACCCCGATAATGGCATCGGCACTCTAGGTGGCTGGCACAATATTGTCTGGGTCGATGTGGATGTGAAGCAGTTTGAGTCGCAGCAGGACTGTGACCAGCGGATTTCCGATTGGCTCAGCCAATACCCGCTCTTACAGCAGACGTTTACCGAGCGCACCCACAGCAGCGGCTGGCGGCTAGCGGTGCGGGTGCATGAAAAGACGTTTACCAACTTCTCGCTGGATGGGGTGGGTGGCCAACACATGGGGGAGGCTCTGGGGCAGGGGCGCTTCACGGTGCTCGCGCCGACGGTTGGCCCCAGTGGGAACGCCTATGTCAATGTGCAGGGGGTACCGCCGGTTTGGGTGGAGCGGTTGGATGCGATCGGGCTGTACCCGGTGAGTGGTCGAAGAGAGCAAAGCCAATCCCGCCAGTTTCGACCTCGAATCCAGTCTCAGCCTGCTCAACCGGGAGTCTTGCGGCTGGAGGATCTAGCCACAGCGAAGGCCCAGGCTGTGCTGCATGGAGATAGTCCATTAGAATCGCGATCGCACTCGCTGACCTATGCCCTGCGGGAGTTCTATGGCTGGGAGAACTGGGCTGCCCAGAACCGAGTGCCGATTAGCGGCAATACCAAGGAACTGACGCGAGCAGCAGGGGCTGCTTTGGGAATTGACGCTGAGCGGGTGGAGCGGATTATGGAGAGTATTGTCGATCCAGGCAGTTGCACCCCGGCAGCGGTTTTTGCTGGGGGTGAGATTAGCGCTTGGAAGCGCGTGTGGAAACTAGACCGAGGAGTCTATCAAGAGCTGTGTCCTAGCAGTATCAGGCAGTCTATCCAGGCTACCGCTAGGGAGAACCATCGTGTTCTAACCAGAAGCAAGCTTCAAAAGAGGCAAAATGCTGTCATCCAAGCTTCAGGAATCCATAATCCTGCAATCTCAACGGCTCAGATTCAAACATTCGTTCGCCAGTCCCGAGAAATTCTGGCTCATGCCTATCAGCTAACGTATGGGAAGGTGGCTGGAGATGGCTCAGTGGTAGAGCCCAAAATTTGGGTACAGGGACACATTTATCGAATCGTCGCTGAGGAGCATGAGCTGACTGTACAGGCTCGTGGCCGGGGTGTTATTTTGCAGGCTCAGGGGGATACGGTCACTTCAGAATGCTTGACTAGGGATGATCTGAGTCGGTTTTGCGCTGAAGTGTCACGGATTCAAAATCGCTATCGATTGGATAGAGCTACGAAAGTTACCTCACCTCCATGTGTGGAAGATTTATCGCCATGA